A single genomic interval of Polaribacter vadi harbors:
- a CDS encoding VWA domain-containing protein, producing the protein MYKKLFFLLMILGITIVQAQEKNITGIVYETFGPLSGVNVLVKGTTNGVQTDFDGKYSIKASIGDQLIFTYLGFKTAYKTVGKSSTIDVTLIEDAQSLEEVVVFGYGTSKRSYTTGSSVSSIKASQNNARHNKINNALNGRVSGVRITNQPSTSSAIRIRGKSSISKNKEPLYIVDGVAIKNNYNSIIKDLDKDDIQKINVYKGHKAKKLFGHAASNGCIVITTKKGNYRLENEESYAQIHENKFKRVQLSPLSTFSIDVDKASYSNVRRMINNGEKVPFDAVKIEEMINYFDYQYPQPKDEHPFSINTEFVETPWNTTTKLVKIGLQGKTFEQEDLPPSNLTFLIDVSGSMGSQNKLPLLKSAFKLLVNQLRKEDKVAIVVYAGAAGVVLKPTSGNQKEKILKALNNLESGGSTAGGKGIELAYKLAEKNFKKNGNNRVILATDGDFNVGASSNKNMENLIVKKRETGVFLSVLGFGYGNYKDSKLEILADKGNGNHAYIDTMQEAQKVFGQEFGGTLHTIAKDVKIQVEFNPNKVKGYRLIGYENRLLNDEDFIDDTIDAGELGAGHKVTALYEVILAGTENEFLKEIPDLKYTAKNTKLSTNNYELFTVKFRYKKPTEDKSIEMIHIQNDVITNPSEDMKFASAVALFGLKLRKSQYINEIKNSTIIELAKNGRGEDVNGYRAEFIRLVKSI; encoded by the coding sequence ATGTATAAAAAACTATTTTTTCTGTTGATGATTCTAGGAATTACAATAGTACAAGCTCAAGAAAAAAATATTACTGGAATTGTTTACGAAACTTTTGGTCCTTTATCAGGCGTAAATGTTTTGGTAAAAGGAACCACAAATGGAGTACAAACCGATTTTGATGGTAAATATTCAATTAAAGCATCCATAGGAGATCAATTAATTTTTACATATTTAGGTTTTAAAACAGCCTACAAAACTGTAGGTAAATCTTCTACTATTGATGTTACTTTAATTGAAGATGCCCAATCTTTAGAGGAAGTAGTAGTATTTGGATATGGTACTTCAAAAAGATCTTACACAACTGGCTCTTCAGTTTCATCTATAAAAGCAAGTCAAAATAATGCAAGACACAACAAAATAAATAACGCTTTAAATGGTCGAGTTTCTGGAGTTCGAATTACGAATCAACCAAGTACAAGTTCAGCAATAAGAATTAGAGGAAAATCATCGATTTCTAAAAATAAAGAACCTTTATACATTGTAGATGGTGTTGCTATCAAAAATAATTACAATTCCATAATTAAGGATTTGGATAAAGATGATATTCAAAAAATTAATGTTTATAAAGGACATAAAGCGAAGAAACTTTTTGGACATGCAGCATCTAATGGTTGCATTGTTATCACCACTAAAAAAGGAAACTACAGATTAGAAAATGAGGAATCGTATGCACAAATTCATGAAAATAAATTTAAAAGAGTGCAACTTTCTCCTTTATCAACATTTTCAATAGATGTAGACAAAGCCTCTTATAGCAATGTAAGAAGAATGATTAATAATGGTGAAAAAGTTCCTTTTGATGCTGTTAAAATTGAGGAAATGATCAATTATTTTGATTATCAATATCCACAACCTAAAGACGAACACCCATTTTCAATCAATACAGAATTTGTAGAAACTCCTTGGAATACAACTACAAAATTGGTTAAAATTGGTTTACAAGGTAAAACCTTTGAGCAGGAAGATTTGCCACCATCAAACCTTACTTTTTTAATTGATGTTTCTGGATCTATGGGGTCTCAAAATAAATTGCCTTTATTAAAATCGGCTTTTAAACTTTTGGTAAATCAATTAAGAAAAGAAGATAAAGTTGCTATTGTTGTGTATGCAGGTGCTGCTGGAGTTGTTTTAAAACCAACTTCTGGAAATCAAAAAGAAAAGATTTTAAAGGCTTTAAATAATTTAGAGTCTGGAGGTTCTACAGCTGGAGGAAAAGGAATTGAATTAGCGTATAAACTTGCAGAAAAAAACTTTAAAAAGAACGGAAATAATAGAGTAATTCTTGCAACTGATGGCGATTTTAATGTAGGTGCTTCAAGTAATAAAAACATGGAAAATTTAATTGTTAAAAAAAGAGAAACAGGTGTTTTTCTATCGGTTTTAGGTTTTGGTTATGGGAATTATAAAGATTCTAAATTAGAGATTTTAGCTGATAAAGGCAATGGAAATCATGCGTATATAGATACTATGCAAGAAGCTCAAAAAGTTTTTGGACAGGAATTTGGAGGCACTTTGCACACTATTGCAAAAGATGTTAAAATTCAAGTTGAATTTAATCCAAACAAAGTAAAAGGCTACAGATTAATTGGGTATGAAAATAGGTTGCTAAATGATGAAGATTTTATAGATGATACTATTGATGCTGGAGAATTAGGAGCTGGGCACAAAGTAACAGCTTTGTACGAAGTAATTTTAGCAGGAACAGAAAATGAATTTTTAAAAGAAATTCCAGATTTAAAATACACTGCTAAAAACACAAAATTATCCACAAATAATTATGAATTATTTACGGTAAAATTTAGATATAAAAAACCAACAGAAGATAAAAGTATAGAAATGATACACATTCAGAATGATGTAATTACAAATCCTTCAGAAGATATGAAATTTGCAAGTGCAGTTGCTCTATTTGGTTTAAAATTAAGAAAATCTCAATATATAAATGAAATTAAAAATTCAACAATTATTGAATTGGCAAAAAATGGAAGAGGAGAAGATGTAAATGGCTACAGAGCAGAATTTATAAGACTCGTAAAAAGTATTTAA
- a CDS encoding metallophosphatase domain-containing protein, with protein sequence MKIVLISDTHTNHNFRIPKGDILIHAGDVTSRGTKAEVDVFIKWFQSQPHKHKIFIAGNHDFYFENAVKNNLKTEFKNLIYLNDSGCEINGLKFWGSPIQPDFFKWAFNRKRGEEIKKHWDLIPTDTDVLITHGPPHGILDLTTIGLYSGCKELKKKVFEIQPKLHVFGHIHEGYGTTTINNTFFINASLLNEKYQSAHIPIVVNL encoded by the coding sequence ATGAAAATTGTTTTAATTTCTGATACACACACCAACCACAACTTTAGGATTCCTAAAGGTGATATTTTAATTCATGCTGGTGATGTAACTTCAAGAGGAACAAAAGCAGAAGTTGATGTTTTTATAAAATGGTTTCAATCACAGCCACATAAACACAAAATTTTTATTGCTGGAAATCACGATTTTTATTTTGAAAATGCCGTAAAAAACAATTTAAAAACTGAATTCAAAAACCTAATTTATTTAAACGATTCTGGCTGTGAAATTAACGGTTTAAAGTTTTGGGGCTCTCCAATTCAGCCTGATTTTTTTAAATGGGCATTTAATAGAAAAAGAGGTGAAGAAATTAAAAAACATTGGGATTTAATTCCCACAGATACAGATGTTTTAATTACACATGGGCCTCCACATGGAATTTTAGATTTAACAACAATTGGGTTGTATTCTGGTTGTAAAGAACTAAAAAAGAAAGTGTTTGAAATACAACCAAAACTGCATGTTTTTGGACATATTCACGAAGGTTATGGAACAACCACCATTAATAATACCTTTTTTATAAACGCCTCTTTATTAAATGAAAAATATCAAAGTGCACACATACCTATAGTGGTTAATTTATGA
- a CDS encoding AMP-binding protein yields the protein MEQNKFHKEFKLNNNSFASVDELQAFTRNFSDEIYQFLEAWFSDDDAIIVNTSGSTGKPKPISLKKEFVKNSAKATGLYFDLQANTTALLCLPTAYIAGKLMLIRALTLGWHLDVVEPNSNPLETIDKKYDFSAMVPLQVENSLAKLNFIKKLIVGGGVVSNSLQEKLQEISTEVFATYGMTETITHIAVKRLNNFRGSKKAYKDEFYQTLPNVTIYIDERNCLVIAAPKVSEKLVVTNDVVNLISDVQFEWLGRFDNVINSGGIKLHPEKIEEKLSKIITNRFFVAGIPDEKLGEKLVLIVEGNQQEINIDLAQFSKFEIPKEIYFLNNFVETESAKIQRKKTVAKIFTK from the coding sequence TTGGAACAAAATAAATTCCATAAAGAGTTTAAATTAAATAACAATTCATTTGCTTCTGTTGATGAGTTACAAGCGTTTACAAGAAATTTTTCTGATGAAATTTATCAATTTTTAGAAGCTTGGTTTTCTGATGATGATGCAATTATTGTGAATACTTCAGGATCAACAGGAAAACCAAAACCAATTTCACTTAAAAAAGAATTTGTTAAAAATTCGGCAAAAGCAACAGGTTTATATTTCGATTTACAGGCAAATACAACTGCATTATTATGTTTGCCAACTGCCTATATTGCAGGTAAATTAATGTTGATAAGAGCCTTAACTTTAGGTTGGCATTTAGACGTTGTAGAACCCAACTCAAACCCTTTAGAAACGATTGATAAAAAATACGATTTTTCTGCTATGGTTCCTTTGCAAGTAGAAAATTCGTTAGCTAAACTCAACTTCATAAAAAAACTAATTGTTGGTGGAGGAGTAGTTTCCAATTCTCTTCAAGAAAAATTACAAGAAATTTCTACAGAAGTTTTTGCAACCTATGGAATGACAGAAACCATAACTCATATTGCTGTTAAAAGGTTAAATAATTTTAGAGGCTCAAAAAAAGCTTACAAAGACGAATTTTATCAAACTTTACCAAATGTAACTATTTACATAGACGAACGAAATTGTTTGGTAATTGCTGCTCCAAAAGTTTCCGAAAAATTAGTGGTTACAAATGATGTTGTGAATTTGATTTCTGATGTTCAATTTGAATGGTTAGGACGTTTTGATAACGTTATAAATTCTGGTGGTATAAAATTACATCCAGAAAAAATAGAAGAAAAACTATCTAAAATCATTACAAATCGTTTTTTTGTAGCTGGAATTCCTGATGAAAAATTAGGAGAAAAGCTAGTTTTAATTGTGGAAGGAAATCAACAGGAAATTAATATTGATCTTGCACAATTTTCTAAATTTGAAATCCCAAAAGAAATTTACTTTCTAAATAATTTTGTTGAAACTGAATCAGCAAAAATCCAAAGAAAAAAAACAGTAGCGAAAATCTTCACTAAATAG
- a CDS encoding peptidoglycan-binding domain-containing protein yields MKKIIIFLLVIIALLIGYGKYSQYKRYSSPEINYKTDKNIDISYHNQEILMNYYEAVEALDSYVMLQWSANEIDVRTPEDDDIETKVAVENYAKKLAKVHFYEAILENSTNLKEKGLDNKEIKFLETEGVDLKTYKRKLKYDKIKNLFNSNVKLYNGEKNAIIYEVQKELNRKGDTITVDGVYRIETFNAIKAFEEKNNLLADGYLDDLTLEIMFE; encoded by the coding sequence ATGAAAAAAATCATTATATTTTTACTTGTAATTATTGCCTTGCTTATTGGTTATGGAAAATATAGCCAATATAAAAGATACTCATCACCAGAAATTAATTACAAAACCGATAAAAATATTGATATTTCCTATCACAATCAAGAAATTTTAATGAACTATTATGAGGCTGTTGAGGCTTTAGATAGCTATGTAATGTTGCAATGGTCTGCTAACGAAATTGATGTGAGAACTCCAGAAGATGATGATATTGAAACAAAAGTTGCTGTAGAAAACTACGCTAAAAAACTTGCCAAGGTTCATTTTTATGAAGCTATTCTTGAAAACTCTACCAATTTAAAAGAAAAAGGACTTGATAATAAAGAAATAAAATTTCTTGAAACTGAAGGAGTTGATCTAAAAACTTACAAAAGAAAATTAAAGTACGATAAAATTAAAAACCTTTTCAATTCGAACGTAAAACTTTATAATGGCGAAAAAAATGCTATTATTTATGAAGTTCAAAAAGAGTTGAATCGAAAAGGTGATACTATTACTGTTGATGGTGTTTACAGAATTGAAACCTTTAATGCTATAAAAGCTTTTGAAGAAAAAAACAACCTTTTAGCAGATGGTTATTTAGATGATTTAACGTTAGAAATAATGTTTGAGTAA
- a CDS encoding o-succinylbenzoate synthase: MIKATYKKYILNFKNPSGTSRGVLRTKETWFIILEENNKIGVGETGLFRGLSIDDVPNYEEKLIWVCKNINQGLEKLLPQIANLPSIQFGLEQAFLSLKSKYKFELFPSEFTKGNKSININGLIWMGEKQFMKDQIKEKLKTGFSCIKMKIGAIDFDAEIELLKSIRKEFSANEIELRVDANGAFSPKNALEKLERLSALKIHSIEQPIKQGQIQEMAALCAKTPLPIALDEELIGVFSSEEKQQLIETIQPQFIILKPSLVGGFAGSKEWINFATKNKADWWITSALESNIGLNAIAQFTFTLQSKLPQGLGTGGLFTNNFESPLEVKNGELHYNSNKNWDFNL; encoded by the coding sequence GTGATAAAAGCAACTTACAAAAAATACATACTTAACTTTAAAAATCCAAGTGGAACATCTAGAGGCGTTTTAAGAACGAAAGAAACTTGGTTTATCATTTTAGAAGAAAACAACAAAATTGGTGTTGGAGAAACAGGACTTTTTAGAGGTTTAAGTATTGATGATGTTCCCAATTACGAAGAAAAACTAATTTGGGTTTGTAAAAATATAAACCAAGGTTTAGAAAAATTATTACCTCAAATTGCTAATTTACCTTCGATTCAATTTGGCTTGGAACAAGCTTTTTTATCTTTAAAAAGCAAATATAAATTTGAATTATTTCCATCTGAATTTACCAAAGGAAATAAATCCATCAACATTAATGGTTTAATTTGGATGGGCGAAAAACAATTTATGAAAGATCAAATTAAAGAGAAATTAAAAACGGGTTTTTCTTGTATTAAAATGAAAATTGGTGCGATTGATTTTGATGCTGAAATTGAGTTGTTAAAATCGATTAGAAAAGAATTTTCTGCAAACGAAATTGAATTAAGAGTAGATGCAAATGGCGCTTTTAGTCCTAAAAATGCATTAGAGAAATTAGAGAGATTATCAGCTTTAAAAATCCATTCTATAGAACAACCTATAAAACAAGGGCAAATTCAAGAAATGGCAGCTTTATGTGCAAAAACACCTTTACCAATTGCTTTAGATGAGGAATTGATTGGTGTTTTTTCATCCGAAGAAAAACAACAATTAATAGAAACTATTCAACCACAATTTATCATTTTAAAACCAAGTTTGGTAGGTGGTTTTGCAGGTAGCAAAGAATGGATTAATTTTGCGACAAAAAATAAAGCAGATTGGTGGATAACATCTGCTTTAGAAAGTAATATTGGGTTGAATGCAATTGCACAATTTACGTTTACGTTGCAAAGTAAATTACCACAAGGTTTAGGAACTGGAGGTTTATTTACCAATAATTTTGAGAGTCCATTAGAAGTTAAAAACGGAGAATTACACTATAATTCCAATAAAAATTGGGATTTTAATTTATAA
- a CDS encoding CPBP family intramembrane glutamic endopeptidase, producing MNYIQQAYKGQYKWYYWLITILLVFFGWQILGAIPLVAVAFAHADGLEAFMAAGADNFMTLGINKNLFLFLMLFTFVVGLVFLLISIKFIHKRSITSLVTSRKKIDWKRFFTGFLTWGALAIAFSFIGIYLEPEVYTFNFNAKPFFILVAISVLILPLQTSLEELLFRGYFMQGIGIIAKNRWLPLLITSISFGLLHGANPEVQKLGSVMMVFYIGTGFFYGISTLMDEGTELALGLHAANNMFAAFLITTDWMVFQTDALYIDTSEPAVSFEMFFPVFILYPLLLFFFSKKYKWTNWKDKLTGKIEKPVNLEENYRILEDIGTK from the coding sequence ATGAATTATATACAACAAGCATATAAAGGTCAGTACAAATGGTATTATTGGTTAATTACTATTTTATTGGTGTTTTTTGGTTGGCAAATTTTAGGAGCAATTCCTTTGGTAGCTGTTGCATTTGCGCACGCAGATGGTTTGGAAGCTTTTATGGCAGCTGGTGCAGATAATTTTATGACTTTGGGAATAAACAAAAATTTATTTTTATTCCTGATGCTTTTCACCTTTGTTGTTGGTCTTGTTTTCTTATTGATTAGCATAAAATTTATACATAAAAGAAGTATTACATCTCTAGTAACTAGTAGAAAAAAAATAGATTGGAAACGTTTTTTTACAGGTTTTTTAACTTGGGGAGCTTTGGCAATTGCATTTTCGTTTATTGGTATTTATCTGGAACCAGAGGTTTATACATTCAATTTTAATGCAAAACCATTTTTTATATTAGTAGCAATTTCCGTTTTAATTTTGCCTTTACAAACAAGTTTAGAAGAACTTTTATTCAGAGGTTATTTTATGCAAGGAATTGGTATTATAGCAAAAAATAGATGGTTGCCACTTTTAATAACTTCCATTAGTTTTGGTTTGTTGCATGGAGCAAATCCAGAAGTTCAAAAATTGGGTTCTGTAATGATGGTTTTTTATATTGGTACAGGTTTTTTCTACGGAATTTCTACTTTAATGGATGAAGGAACAGAGTTAGCTTTGGGTTTACATGCAGCCAATAATATGTTTGCAGCCTTTTTAATCACTACAGATTGGATGGTTTTTCAAACTGATGCTTTGTATATTGATACTTCAGAACCTGCTGTAAGTTTCGAAATGTTTTTTCCTGTATTTATTTTATATCCTTTGCTTTTATTCTTCTTTTCCAAGAAATATAAATGGACTAATTGGAAAGATAAACTGACAGGAAAAATAGAAAAACCAGTGAATTTAGAAGAAAACTATAGAATTTTAGAGGATATTGGAACAAAATAA